From Thermosipho affectus, a single genomic window includes:
- a CDS encoding MFS transporter produces the protein MKIDQVIDSVVSKEKQRNLLILTSLIWIVGSAGVMVIPFVLPNLISEWQLSKTMASSLVSATFLGMLFGALLSGVILDYFGRKTGTIFYLLISVIFTVLFGFSKGYSIAYLLRFLSGFGYGGLLPSANTYLSEFTSIKLRGRYLVYLETSWAIGSILIALFAVTFGERFGWRWNFYIFSLGLLILIALLKNSETPKYLFEKDGIKALKERYGDVPGSIESVEKVKVTFGALFRSRYIKQTILVMISWFVVSFVYYALFSWAPRVFVENLSITITKAKWYTFFVYLAQLPGYLSVAYLIEKWGRKKTLSVYFIGMGLSSFFLFLASGNITFLFVVLVLSFFTLGVWGLVYAYTPELFPTSFRGTANGVAGVMARVAGIIAPYFTGYFVDKSIVAALSYTAIFSIITGLLVLILGVETKDKPVG, from the coding sequence GTGAAAATCGATCAAGTCATTGATAGTGTAGTTTCAAAAGAAAAACAAAGAAATCTCTTAATTTTGACTTCTTTAATATGGATAGTAGGCTCTGCTGGTGTTATGGTTATACCATTTGTCCTTCCGAATTTAATTTCAGAATGGCAACTTTCAAAAACCATGGCAAGTTCTCTTGTTAGTGCAACCTTTTTAGGCATGCTTTTTGGTGCATTGTTGTCCGGTGTGATTTTGGATTACTTTGGCAGAAAGACCGGTACTATTTTTTACTTGTTAATTTCCGTGATTTTTACTGTATTGTTTGGTTTTTCAAAGGGATATTCAATAGCTTATTTATTGAGATTTTTATCTGGTTTTGGATATGGAGGACTTTTGCCTTCGGCGAATACTTATCTTTCTGAATTTACATCGATAAAACTTAGAGGAAGGTATTTAGTATATTTGGAAACCAGTTGGGCAATTGGAAGTATATTAATAGCACTTTTTGCGGTAACTTTTGGAGAAAGATTTGGATGGAGATGGAATTTTTATATTTTTTCATTAGGGTTGTTGATATTAATAGCACTTTTAAAAAATTCTGAAACTCCAAAGTATCTTTTTGAAAAAGATGGTATAAAAGCTTTAAAAGAGAGATATGGTGATGTTCCAGGTAGTATTGAAAGCGTGGAAAAGGTGAAAGTTACTTTTGGTGCTTTGTTTAGAAGTAGATACATTAAACAAACTATTTTGGTTATGATATCTTGGTTTGTCGTAAGCTTTGTGTATTACGCACTTTTTTCGTGGGCACCTAGGGTTTTTGTGGAAAACCTTTCAATTACCATAACTAAAGCAAAATGGTATACATTTTTTGTATATCTTGCCCAATTGCCTGGGTATCTTTCTGTGGCGTATTTAATAGAAAAATGGGGAAGGAAAAAGACTTTATCCGTGTATTTTATAGGAATGGGACTTTCTTCGTTTTTCCTATTTCTTGCCTCTGGAAATATTACGTTTTTGTTTGTTGTTTTAGTTCTTTCGTTCTTTACTTTAGGAGTCTGGGGATTAGTATATGCGTACACCCCAGAGTTATTTCCCACCTCATTTAGAGGTACTGCAAATGGAGTAGCAGGTGTAATGGCAAGAGTTGCTGGAATAATAGCACCATACTTTACGGGATACTTTGTTGATAAATCCATAGTTGCCGCGCTTTCATATACTGCGATATTTTCAATTATTACAGGTCTATTAGTATTGATTCTTGGTGTGGAAACTAAAGATAAGCCAGTTGGATAA
- a CDS encoding transcription repressor NadR, with product MKERLKKILVILSESKGPVKGKDLAEMLGVSRQIIVQDISVLKTKGHKIFSTRDGYILEKKKDFVRKMIAVKHSEDEIYDELLKVVKAGGKVIDVIVEHPLYGEINGRLDIATLDDVAKFMALMKSSNATPLLKLSGGVHIHTIEAPNKEVMEKILEALKDYLLEVKK from the coding sequence ATGAAAGAAAGATTAAAAAAGATTTTGGTGATTTTATCTGAATCAAAAGGTCCCGTTAAAGGTAAGGATTTGGCGGAAATGTTGGGAGTTAGTCGGCAGATAATAGTTCAAGATATATCCGTTTTAAAGACAAAAGGGCACAAGATTTTTTCAACAAGAGATGGTTATATTCTAGAAAAGAAAAAAGATTTTGTCAGAAAGATGATTGCCGTAAAGCATTCTGAGGACGAGATTTACGATGAACTTTTGAAAGTTGTAAAAGCTGGAGGAAAGGTAATAGATGTTATAGTTGAGCATCCTCTTTACGGTGAAATTAATGGTAGGCTTGATATTGCAACACTGGATGACGTTGCAAAGTTTATGGCCCTTATGAAGAGTTCAAATGCAACTCCGCTTTTAAAATTATCCGGAGGTGTTCACATACATACTATAGAAGCTCCAAATAAAGAGGTTATGGAAAAGATATTAGAAGCTTTAAAGGATTATCTTTTGGAGGTGAAAAAGTGA
- the trhA gene encoding PAQR family membrane homeostasis protein TrhA, whose translation MKNIEKYSLGEEIANAITHGIGTLIALFGLVWLIVYASMSGGVLKIVSFTIFGVTLFLLYLISTLYHGISYRKAKAIFEIMDHSAIFLLIAGTYTPFLLLVISGRLGWILFSIMWVLATIGIVFKVFFVREYMVISTLIYIAMGWMIVFFIKNLWVNFNERGIILLVLGGLAYTIGTIFYMYRKIKFHHMIWHLFVILGSIFHYFAVLSI comes from the coding sequence ATGAAAAATATAGAGAAATATTCATTGGGTGAGGAAATAGCAAATGCAATAACCCATGGAATAGGGACTTTGATAGCATTATTTGGGCTTGTTTGGTTGATAGTGTATGCTTCGATGAGTGGTGGAGTACTAAAAATTGTTTCTTTTACAATATTTGGTGTTACGCTGTTTTTGCTTTATTTAATTTCTACATTGTATCATGGGATAAGTTATAGGAAGGCTAAGGCTATATTTGAAATAATGGATCATTCTGCTATTTTTTTACTAATTGCTGGAACTTATACCCCATTTTTATTGCTGGTTATTAGTGGAAGACTTGGATGGATTTTGTTTTCAATAATGTGGGTGCTTGCAACTATTGGCATTGTATTTAAAGTATTTTTTGTTAGAGAATATATGGTAATTTCTACACTTATTTACATTGCAATGGGATGGATGATAGTGTTTTTTATAAAAAATTTATGGGTCAATTTTAATGAGCGAGGAATAATTTTGTTGGTCTTAGGTGGTTTGGCCTATACAATTGGTACTATTTTCTATATGTATAGAAAGATAAAATTTCATCACATGATATGGCATCTGTTTGTAATTTTAGGTAGTATTTTCCATTATTTTGCAGTACTTTCAATTTGA